A window of the Zerene cesonia ecotype Mississippi chromosome 12, Zerene_cesonia_1.1, whole genome shotgun sequence genome harbors these coding sequences:
- the LOC119830824 gene encoding coiled-coil-helix-coiled-coil-helix domain-containing protein 10, mitochondrial, producing the protein MPRRGRSASPPPAPQRRAAPPPSHVPAHAPPSAPAPSVAQPQQPSMFGQMAATAGGVAVGSAVGHMAGSALTGMFSGGSSEPAPQQAAQPAQATYQQYQGQQQPQGPCAWEIKQFIECAQQQHDLSLCEGFNEALRQCKVNNHM; encoded by the exons ATGCCTCGACGAGGACGCTCTGCAAGTCCACCACCAGCGCCCCAGAGACG GGCTGCTCCTCCACCAAGCCATGTTCCAGCCCATGCACCGCCTTCAGCACCTGCACCGAGTGTTGCTCAACCACAGCAACCCTCGATGTTTGGCCAGATGGCCGCTACTGCGGGCGGAGTGGCTGTAGGATCAGCAGTG GGTCACATGGCCGGCAGCGCCCTGACCGGCATGTTTAGCGGCGGCAGCAGCGAGCCCGCGCCGCAGCAAGCCGCGCAGCCGGCGCAGGCCACCTACCAGCAGTACCAGGGCCAGCAACAACCGCAGGGCCCATGCGCTTGGGAGATCAAGCAATTCATCGAATGCGCCCAACAACAGCATGATCTCTCCCTGTGTGAAGGCTTCAATGAAGCCCTCCGCCAGTGCAAAGTGAACAACCACATGTAA
- the LOC119830825 gene encoding coiled-coil-helix-coiled-coil-helix domain-containing protein 10, mitochondrial-like, producing MPTRSRSGSRSRYSRAEQHAPTRPPTVVVTPMPRRSVFRDAAAVAGGVTVGTTMGHLAGEAITSLFTGRRREEVMHALPRNYELGTEPSGPCAYEIAQFLQCAAHRENLQECEAFNEALLECKRRNR from the exons atgcCAACCCGAAGTCGAag TGGGTCTCGATCCCGCTACTCCCGCGCGGAGCAGCACGCGCCGACGCGGCCGCCCACCGTCGTGGTGACGCCGATGCCGCGCCGCTCCGTGTTCCGCGACGCGGCGGCGGTGGCCGGCGGCGTTACCGTCGGCACTACTATG GGCCATTTAGCCGGTGAAGCTATAACCAGCCTATTCACCGGCCGCCGCCGGGAGGAGGTGATGCACGCACTACCGCGGAACTACGAGCTCGGCACCGAGCCCAGCGGCCCGTGCGCATACGAGATCGCGCAGTTCCTGCAGTGCGCGGCACACCGCGAGAACTTGCAGGAGTGCGAGGCTTTTAACGAAGCGCTCTTGGAGTGCAAGCGTCGGAACCGTtag